One Dictyostelium discoideum AX4 chromosome 3 chromosome, whole genome shotgun sequence genomic region harbors:
- the ints6 gene encoding initiation factor eIF-4 gamma middle domain-containing protein (Similar to VWFA): MLITFVVDTSGSMSQKTTNGMTLLDCSKAAIEHFIKIRSKDASMRNDRFFLITSEENPITAVKIGWKDNFNSFIQEVKNLQTKDMSNLGFSLQKSFDFLNQFRVQSSIDNYGQGRNPWFIEPAIIILLTDGSSLTNSSSIIENFTLPKTQFHLNSDPTSEPFRWDQRLFSIVLKFGGISSNKSLPLPMEPAIAPMCDVTGGRCQVATNMKTMIQQVEGLMQKLQGGVVVSFEPLVNQQQAQAQAQQLLPPPPLSLHKMLYVRQQVGFWPIPEGYYPDITSLSLPMRLAHPVIRYSIIEADTHIPENFPFDKYELEPCPLTQYLLTNKIQCTHVFMMNSLQVSGQGEPFGCLRLNSAGNSVNLFVFPYNFPRLWILLEDLTTTFKMMPSQKWKQEFEGYLLSIPPYYINPLRGALKRFCSLNLIPDNIDSQFINFINNTIKKIKSQSISKMESERIINSKQQQQQQQQFSHQQQFQQFQQKQAQQYDSSPSSPSSSPSSSSSNTSGIGSSSGSGNLATKKKSFHQILDQGYSSDILSELIQQDNETSENSELSQELSESSTTGSSGGGSSSNINILQRNVFDIGRVQLLNQLDKMKDHIFKKKIQKDESKHHLPISQMGNYHETIGKRETLRDIDDDKKPNTPLFGNPYRKEKSNQRYMSIDEADEGGNLTSDGEGKNKLTPNKRRRLSGRGYPSLPTLNSLSNTSTTTSTTTTTTTTTPATSTNTTITSSSSSSSSSSSSSSSSSSSSSSSSSSSSSSSSSSSSTITSSPPTTSTNPLLQPTTASITTSTVPIPSTTVSSPITNTSIITTNIHIQPTQISSPPPLSSSLAINQPTQTSSVISSSSSPPPPPPPPPLPIVNNNNVIPSSLVQVTNNNNNIPTVPVNNISPPTSTISSPNNQHLLPTPPNINNTSISTTNVPNISTTTSNESIISQPISPTHKNIAGVVRPFRPNSPPLTIDTLTSSSSSSTIPTTTNGSLSTHDTPNTSPTLSSINYNNNNNNNNNNNNNNNNNNNNNNNNNNRKNSIITTTTPNNETNNIIKFVHKEIRRPTKDNHDIIIQQLSKLFSILSDGNLRLKLLKDTINLAKEYKKSSLISKLIGYIDQIK; this comes from the coding sequence atgttaattaCATTTGTTGTGGATACAAGTGGATCAATGTCACAAAAAACTACAAATGGAATGACATTATTAGATTGTAGTAAAGCAGCGATTGAACATTTTATAAAGATTAGATCAAAAGATGCATCAATGAGAAATGATAGATTCTTTTTGATTACATCAGAAGAGAATCCAATAACAGCAGTTAAAATTGGGTGGAAAGATAATTTCAATAGTTTTATACAAGAAGTTAAGAATTTACAAACCAAAGATATGTCAAATTTAGGATTTTCACTTcaaaaatcatttgatttcttAAATCAATTTAGAGTGCAATCATCAATCGATAACTATGGCCAAGGTAGAAATCCATGGTTTATCGAGCCTGCAATCATCATACTATTGACTGATGGAAGTTCATTAACCAACAGCTCTagtattattgaaaattttacaTTACCAAAAActcaatttcatttaaatagtGATCCAACGTCAGAACCATTCAGATGGGATCAAAGATTATTCTCTATCGTTTTGAAATTTGGTGGTATAAGTAGTAATAAGAGTTTACCATTACCCATGGAACCAGCGATCGCACCAATGTGTGATGTTACAGGTGGTAGATGTCAAGTTGCAACCAATATGAAGACAATGATTCAACAAGTGGAAGGTTTAATGCAAAAGTTACAAGGTGGTGTAGTTGTAAGCTTTGAACCATTGGTAAACCAACAACAAGCACAAGCACAAgcacaacaactactaccaccaccaccattatcattgCACAAGATGTTATATGTTAGACAGCAAGTTGGGTTTTGGCCAATACCAGAGGGTTATTATCCTGATATCACCTCATTATCACTACCGATGAGATTGGCTCATCCAGTGATACGATATAGTATCATCGAGGCCGATACTCACATTCCAGAGAATTTCCCATTCGATAAATATGAATTGGAACCATGTCCATTGACACAATATCTACtcacaaataaaattcaatgtACTCATGTATTCATGATGAACAGTTTACAAGTTTCAGGTCAAGGTGAACCATTTGGTTGTTTACGTTTAAACTCTGCTGGTAATAGTGTCAATCTATTCGTATTTCCTTATAATTTCCCAAGACTATGGATTTTATTAGAGGATTTAACTACAACCTTTAAAATGATGCCTTCACAAAAGTGGAAACAAGAGTTTGAGGGTTACTTATTATCAATACCACCCTACTATATTAATCCATTAAGAGGTGCTTTGAAAAGATTTtgttctttaaatttaatacctGATAATATCGATAgtcaatttataaatttcataaataatacaattaaaaaaataaaatcacaatcaatttcaaagatGGAATCTGAAagaattataaattcaaaacaacaacaacagcaacaacaacaattctctcatcaacaacaatttcaacaatttcaacaaaaacaagCTCAACAATATGATTCATCTCCATCATCACcctcatcatcaccatcatcctCCTCCTCTAATACAAGTGGAATTGGTAGTTcaagtggtagtggtaatttagcaacaaagaaaaagagtTTTCATCAAATTTTAGATCAAGGTTATTCAAGTGATATTTTATCagaattaattcaacaagATAATGAAACATCTGAAAATTCAGAGTTATCACAAGAATTATCAGAATCTTCAACAactggtagtagtggtggtggtagttcttcaaatataaatattttacaaaGAAATGTATTTGATATTGGTAGagttcaattattaaatcaattagatAAAATGAAAGatcatatatttaaaaagaaaattcaaaaagatGAATCAAAACATCATTTGCCAATATCACAAATGGGTAATTATCATGAAACTATTGGTAAACGTGAAACTTTAAGagatattgatgatgataagaAACCAAACACTCCTCTATTTGGTAATCCCTATAGAAAAGAgaaatcaaatcaaagatATATGTCAATTGATGAAGCTGATGAAGGTGGTAATTTAACTTCTGATGGTGaaggtaaaaataaattaactcCAAATAAAAGAAGAAGATTATCTGGTAGAGGTTATCCATCTTTACCaacattaaattctttatcaaatacatcaacaactacttctactactactactactactactactacaccagcaacttcaacaaatacaacaataacatcatcatcatcatcatcatcatcatcatcatcatcatcatcatcatcatcatcatcatcatcatcatcatcatcatcatcatcatcatcatcatcatcatcatcatcaacaatcaCATCctcaccaccaacaacatcTACAAATCCATTATTACAACCAACAACTGCATCAATAACAACTTCCACAGTACCTATACCTTCAACGACTGTATCATCACCTATAACTAACACATCAATAATTACTACTAATATACATATTCAACCAACACAaatatcatcaccaccaccattatcttcatcattagCAATAAATCAACCAACACAAACATCATCTGTAATtagttcatcatcatcaccaccaccaccaccaccaccaccaccactaccaattgttaataataataatgtaatacCATCAAGTCTTGTACAAgttaccaataataataataacataccTACTGTACCtgttaataatatatcaCCACCTACTTCAACCATTTCGAGTCCAAATAATCAACACCTATTACCAACTCCAccaaatatcaataatacaTCAATATCCACAACAAATGTACCTAATATTTCTACCACCACATCAAATGAATCGATTATATCACAACCAATATCACCAACTCATAAGAATATAGCGGGAGTTGTAAGACCATTCAGACCAAATTCGCCACCATTAACTATTGATACattaacatcatcatcatcgtcatcaacAATACCAACGACAACCAATGGTTCTTTATCAACTCATGATACACCAAATACATCACCAACTTTATCAtctataaattataataataataataataataataataataataataataataataataataataataataataataataataataataatagaaagaattcaataataacaactacaacaccaaataatgaaactaataatattattaaatttgtacataaagaaattagaagGCCAACAAAAGATAATCATGATATTATCATTCAACAACTTTCAAaactattttcaattttaagtGATGGTAATCTTcgattaaaactattaaaagaTACTATCAATTTAGcaaaagaatataaaaaatcttctttaatttcaaaattaattggttatattgatcaaataaaataa
- the nup43 gene encoding WD40 repeat-containing protein: MSSVSVHYSTHKINKVRFLNRNFHNDTSLFVTGTNHPVLSKNKISVWGLESRQNSDEIEELASVPIDGIVTELKVIEINNKPMIIGSTSKGSIFMYSIFNLPNKFEYIGYDGLLDKKYENYNNINNINDTYDTCNLLKERIWFNSSSNNNNVNSNNINNNNYNNNNNNYNNNNNNNNNNNNNNNNNNNNGSCINSFDISYDQHSLVTVGNDGVMNLLSIENLIPIYTNRYIDGLSVNVVKSITSNQIITSGELGRYIKFWDIRSNSSQPVKTIKTQCPRIFSLAIHKDEQHIIAAGSSDGQVNLFDIRNDYSIDQNKTHNSNVWELSFSKSNPNQLYSCSEDGFIYQYSYNKDNLGGGGMMTLPNQINNTFDIYSKEVSLLQLPTSIGSIDSFDINSNINRLICCSTSSQCLIVKSL, translated from the exons ATGAGTTCAGTCAGCGTACATTATAGCAcacataaaataaataaagttagATTTCTAAATAGAAATTTTCATAATGATACATCATTATTTGTAACAGGTACAAATCACCCTGTATTATCG aaaaataagaTATCAGTTTGGGGATTAGAAAGTAGACAAAACtctgatgaaattgaagaattaGCATCAGTACCAATCGATGGTATAGTTACAGAATTAAaagttattgaaattaataataaaccaatgaTAATTGGGTCAACATCAAAAGGATCAATTTTTAtgtattcaatttttaatttaccaaataaatttgaatatatAGGTTATGATGGTCTTTTAGATAAAAAgtatgaaaattataataatatcaataatataaatgacACTTATGATACatgtaatttattaaaagaaagaatatggtttaatagtagtagtaataataataatgtaaatagtaataatataaataataataattataataataataataataattataataataataataataataataataataataataataataataacaataataataataatggtagttgtataaattcatttgataTTAGTTATGATCAACATAGTTTAGTTACAGTTGGTAATGATGGTGTtatgaatttattatcaattgaaaatttaataccaATTTATACCAATAGATATATTGATGGATTGAGTGTAAATGTTGTAAAATCAATTACATCCAATCAAATCATAACATCAGGTGAATTGGGtagatatattaaattttgggATATAAGATCAAATTCATCACAACCTgtcaaaacaattaaaactcAATGTCCTAGAATATTTAGTTTGGCAATTCACAAAGATGAACAACATATCATTGCTGCTGGTAGTTCTGATGGTCAAGTTAATCTTTTTGATATTAGAAATGATTATTCAATTGATCAAAATAAAACTCAtaattcaaatg tttgggAATTATCATTTAGTAAATCAAATCCAAATCAATTATATTCATGTTCAGAGGATGGATTCATTTATCAATATTCATACAATAAGGATAATttaggtggtggtggtatgaTGACTTtaccaaatcaaatcaataaTACATTTGATATCTATAGTAAAGAAGTTTCATTATTACAACTTCCAActtcaattggttcaattgattctttcgatattaattcaaatataaatcGTTTGATTTGTTGTTCAACTTCTTCACAATgtttaattgtaaaatcactttaa
- a CDS encoding RNA recognition motif-containing protein RRM (Similar to NTF2), which produces MEMINTVAASFLLKYFTLLIKTPENLKDFYHQNSKITRRFENGKANILTSYDNINEFLVNNSAKFGGNANISSIDCQPLGESIFMTCIGSIGFDGNVRRFLQSFYLEKIQGSFFISNDIFAFTSDEVFTVAIEQPDEASNIEQDYQQQQQQTVEVESTTTTTTTTTAIVAASPTVDAEIVKQPEEPVKVEQPPTPKASNVEQIIETTSTTTTTTTAAAAAVTTINASTSTPTPTETKAVETTKKPEPTTNTTTNTTTPAEKPKETTPAPHQKQTWAQLVLINSTAQTASASEEPTQSSSSSSSQPSSSPSSSSSSVNNNSNTTTTTNNTTTTTTANKQKDDHHFSKDGNTVFISFKSSKVDQAPIKEAFNQFGVVSNVRILTGYGFVEFEKPESVQNALNYASTHSNKINVAGNIIKVEERRGALPTGKQQQQSPPSSSSSPSSSQPLKQQPQQPYKRQPQNNGAINLKYNNQQNKPNLNGNNINNNNNNNNNNNSNNQNNFRKPQKVDNKKEASK; this is translated from the exons atggaaatgatCAATACAGTAGCAgcatcttttttattaaaatatttcaccttattaattaaaacaccAGAGAATTTAAAGGATTTCTATCaccaaaattcaaaaattacaaGAAGATTCGAGAATGGTAAAGCAAACATCTTAACTAGCTATGATAAT attaatgaatttttagTTAATAATTCAGCAAAGTTTGGAGGTAATGCAAATATTTCCTCTATTGATTGTCAACCATTAGGTGAATCGATCTTTATGACATGTATTGGTTCAATTGGTTTCGATGGTAATGTTAGAAGATTTTTACAAAGTTTCTATTTAGAAAAGATTCAAGGTTCATTCTTTATCTCTAATGATATTTTTGCATTCACTAGCGATGAAGTTTTTACTGTTGCCATTGAACAACCAGATGAAGCTTCAAACATTGAACAAGactatcaacaacaacaacaacaaactgtAGAGGTTGAATCTACAAccacaactactacaaccaCAACTGCTATAGTTGCTGCATCTCCAACTGTTGATGCTGAAATTGTTAAACAACCTGAAGAACCAGTAAAGGTTGAAcaaccaccaacaccaaaaGCCTCAAATGTTGAACAAATCATTGAAACTacatcaacaaccacaacaacaacaactgcTGCCGCTGCTGCTGTTACTACTATCAATGCATCAACATCAACTCCAACACCAACAGAAACAAAAGCTGTTGAAACCACTAAAAAACCAGAACcaaccaccaacaccaccaccaacaccaccaccccAGCTGAAAAACCAAAAGAAACCACTCCAGCTCCTCATCAAAAGCAAACTTGGGCTCAActagttttaattaatagcACAGCACAAACAGCATCAGCCTCAGAAGAACCAACtcaatcatcatcttcatcttcatctcaaccatcatcttcaccatcatcttcatcatcttcagtaaacaacaacagcaacaccaccaccacaaccaacaacaccaccactaccacaactgctaataaacaaaaagatGATCATCATTTCTCAAAAGATGGTAACACAGTTTTCATTAGTTTTAAGAGTTCCAAAGTTGATCAAGCACCAATTAAAGAGGCATTCAATCAATTTGGTGTTGTTTCCAATGTTAGAATTCTTACCGGTTATggatttgttgaatttgaaaaaccTGAATCAGTCCAAAATGCTTTAAACTATGCATCAACTCatagtaataaaattaatgttgCTGGTAATATAATTAAAGTCGAAGAAAGAAGAGGTGCTTTACCAACTGgaaaacaacaacagcaatcaccaccatcatcatcatcatcaccttcatcatcacaaccattaaaacaacaaccacaacaaccataTAAAAGACAACCACAAAATAATGGcgcaattaatttaaaatataataatcaacaaaataaaccaaatttaaatggtaataatattaataataataataataataataacaacaataatagtaataatcaaaataattttagaaaacctcaaaaagttgataataaaaaagaagcaTCCAAATAA
- the cupJ gene encoding cup family protein, protein MINEILDNKMSDIRSSGKNVKLESTTMTSVKDLPSWCFIKSRAMLKGDNKPFVVSVLNSSTETPSKGWKCVLFQTNINDKGQLWQLVDGHLLSQLYGSFVLDIDSDNNNGTDLIINSQIPSNNERQTWKLGSNGEIMNNQTKMFIGVKGSNSAPIDPSNNAQLVCESTTSVDNVCFQWDLEPSFPLNSILTQTTEPFPNYTDEKLKAYIYISNNLIKGIDDIRSQYTNSNYSFNSFSNELVNMKYPDSISKDSFDEIKTQLQSEFEQVDSIINLFNNYQQFHIGLFADNSARLNQIVSIIQFDDKTTSVAGSILSIISNILKLVLTFLPQPAGNFGNVMMGAISVSSAASTPNKVNVDPFKVELSKLWDSLSSNFEAILFNMGTMESMILKDWGKMKAVYQLLSTSLAWTPTMTSQLISTGATAYGISLLQMLLPEKYQIYCWNQNFDAKYGFAPGYPAPIPSDIPEYCTWTDENGDVLFIASTSDLRVHPIKEVMDMVWKDNVVVKKDFYRSRNGWSFPTSLVNRITRWLIPNVTNNTSIPMKYTIGDFKGDSKTTYQLDLPTFSTSYPLDVSHNNNGHNYHFTITITNALDNSKIASLVIIVSAVGGSFSKGQLGDHSVTKGYLIGDPIFNTSVRDSTSTCNIIVNIDYNDTN, encoded by the coding sequence atgattaatgaaattttagataataaaatgaGTGATATTAGAAGCTCAGGAAAAAATGTGAAATTAGAGTCAACAACAATGACATCAGTTAAAGATTTACCAAGTTGgtgttttattaaaagtaGAGCAATGTTAAAAGGAGATAATAAACCATTTGTTGTAAGTGTTTTGAATAGTTCGACAGAAACACCATCAAAGGGTTGGAAATGTGTATTATTtcaaacaaatataaatgataaaGGTCAATTATGGCAATTGGTTGATGGTCATCTTTTATCGCAATTATATGGTAGTTTTGTATTGGATATAGATTCAgataataacaatggtacagatttaattataaattcacaAATCccttcaaataatgaaagaCAGACTTGGAAATTGGGTAGTAATGGTGAAATTATGAACAATCAAACCAAAATGTTTATTGGTGTTAAAGGTTCAAATAGCGCTCCAATCGATCCATCAAATAATGCTCAACTCGTTTGTGAATCAACAACCTCGGTTGACAATGTTTGCTTCCAATGGGATTTAGAACCCTCATTTCCAttgaattcaattttaacacAAACAACTGAACCATTTCCAAATTATActgatgaaaaattaaaagcatatatttacatttcaaataatttaattaaaggtATTGATGATATTAGATCTCAATATACGAATAGtaattattcatttaattcattttccaATGAATTGGTTAATATGAAATATCCAGATTCAATTAGTAAAGATAGTTTcgatgaaattaaaactcAATTACAATCTGAATTTGAACAAGTTGattcaattataaatttatttaataattatcaacaatttcaTATTGGTTTATTTGCTGATAATTCTGCAAGATTAAATCAAATCGTTTCAATCATACAATTTGATGATAAAACTACAAGTGTTGCCGGTTCAATcttatcaattatttcaaatattcttaaattggttttaacatttttaccTCAACCTGCTGGTAATTTTGGTAATGTAATGATGGGTGCAATTAGTGTTAGTAGTGCCGCTTCAACACCAAATAAAGTTAATGTTGATCCATTTAAAGTTGAACTTTCAAAATTATGGGATTCATTAAGTTCAAATTTCGAAGCAATCTTATTCAATATGGGTACGATGGaatcaatgattttaaaagattgGGGTAAAATGAAAGcagtttatcaattattatcaacatcaCTTGCTTGGACACCAACAATGACTTCtcaattaatttcaactGGTGCTACTGCTTATggaatttcattattacaaATGTTATTACCAGAAAAGTATCAAATTTATTGTTGGAATCAAAATTTCGATGCAAAGTATGGTTTCGCACCAGGTTATCCTGCTCCAATTCCTAGTGACATACCAGAATATTGTACATGGACTGATGAAAATGGTGATGTTCTTTTCATAGCATCTACAAGTGATTTACGTGTTCACCCTATTAAAGAAGTAATGGATATGGTTTGGAAAGATAATGTTGTTGTTAAAAAGGATTTCTATAGATCTAGAAATGGTTGGTCATTCCCAACTTCATTAGTTAATCGTATTACACGTTGGTTAATTCCAAATGTAACTAATAATACATCAATACCAATGAAATATACaattggtgattttaaaggtgatAGTAAAACAACTTATCAACTTGACCTTCCAACATTTTCCACATCATATCCACTTGATGTAtctcataataataatggtcataattatcattttacAATTACAATCACCAATGCACTTGATAACAGTAAAATTGCAAGTCTTGTAATCATTGTATCAGCAGTTGGTGGTAGTTTTTCTAAAGGACAATTAGGTGATCATAGTGTAACAAAAGGTTATCTTATTGGTGATCCAATTTTTAATACAAGTGTTAGGGATTCAACTTCAACatgtaatattattgttaatattgACTATAATgatacaaattaa